One stretch of Aquimarina sp. Aq107 DNA includes these proteins:
- a CDS encoding RagB/SusD family nutrient uptake outer membrane protein, whose translation MKEKKFKFGLSALMSIMLLVSCTDLEIEPTDSVIENLTGEFSGVGDVDAAVTNVYNSLYGQIGNQADLYALNEVTSDELLIPTRGTDWGDNGLWRNLHEHTWSAIHPFVLNNWNNMNTNVFNTTEIIDPRSGADASQLAQAKFLRAFSMFWIMDMYGQVPFREPDEGPEIDPRVFTRAEALDFVVTDLNEAIPDLPVVGPSASTNRASRAAGNYLLAKVLLNKHIYNGSGTPDATDMTAVVNAVDAIAGDGFGLVAGYFDIFKQDVDNETIWFAETGVGNRMWNGLHYNQNAPDNGGGGWNGFSTLAEFYDLFEGDPNTNVPGSGQEERRGFVPTDGSNLGIGFGFLIGQQYDETGAALTDRPGQPLIFTRDFPGLLGNDERNGIRTIKYHPENGSFTNHEIVFRYADAHLMKAEAIFRGGASGDDALTMINELRTIRNTSTSLTAVTEQDILDERGRELYKEFWRRNDQIRFGKFAETWGLKSNTEDFRVLFPIPSGALISNPNLIQNPGY comes from the coding sequence ATGAAAGAAAAGAAATTTAAATTTGGATTATCGGCATTAATGTCAATAATGCTATTGGTCTCCTGTACAGATTTGGAGATAGAGCCTACTGATTCGGTAATTGAAAACTTAACTGGAGAATTTTCTGGAGTTGGAGATGTGGATGCAGCAGTTACGAATGTTTATAATTCATTATATGGACAGATTGGGAATCAAGCTGATTTATATGCTTTAAATGAAGTTACTTCGGATGAGTTGTTAATCCCTACCAGAGGAACTGACTGGGGTGATAATGGATTATGGAGAAACTTACATGAGCATACTTGGAGCGCAATTCATCCTTTTGTGTTAAACAACTGGAATAACATGAATACGAATGTTTTTAATACTACAGAAATTATAGATCCGCGAAGTGGTGCAGATGCTTCGCAATTAGCACAAGCTAAGTTTTTAAGAGCATTTAGTATGTTTTGGATTATGGATATGTATGGTCAAGTTCCTTTTAGAGAGCCAGACGAAGGTCCGGAAATTGATCCTAGAGTATTTACAAGAGCTGAGGCTTTAGATTTTGTAGTTACAGATTTAAACGAAGCAATTCCTGATTTACCAGTTGTAGGCCCTAGTGCTTCTACTAATAGAGCTTCTAGAGCTGCAGGTAATTATTTGTTAGCTAAAGTACTTTTAAATAAGCATATTTATAATGGTTCAGGTACTCCTGATGCTACAGATATGACTGCTGTGGTAAATGCTGTAGACGCTATTGCTGGAGATGGTTTTGGGTTAGTAGCCGGTTATTTCGATATTTTTAAACAAGATGTCGATAATGAAACTATTTGGTTTGCAGAAACAGGTGTAGGAAATAGAATGTGGAATGGTCTACATTATAATCAAAATGCTCCAGATAATGGTGGAGGAGGATGGAATGGTTTTTCTACTTTAGCAGAGTTTTACGATCTTTTTGAAGGAGATCCTAATACTAATGTTCCGGGTAGTGGACAAGAAGAAAGAAGAGGTTTTGTGCCTACGGACGGATCTAATTTAGGTATTGGTTTTGGTTTTTTAATAGGACAACAGTATGATGAAACTGGAGCAGCGTTAACAGATAGACCAGGACAACCTTTAATCTTTACTCGAGATTTCCCTGGTTTATTAGGGAATGATGAAAGAAATGGAATTCGTACTATAAAATATCACCCAGAAAATGGTTCTTTTACAAATCATGAAATTGTATTTAGATATGCGGATGCGCATTTAATGAAGGCAGAAGCGATTTTTAGAGGTGGTGCTTCTGGAGATGATGCATTAACGATGATTAACGAATTAAGAACAATTAGAAATACTTCCACTAGTTTAACCGCAGTAACTGAACAGGATATTCTAGATGAAAGAGGAAGAGAATTATATAAAGAATTCTGGAGACGTAATGACCAAATTCGTTTTGGTAAGTTTGCAGAGACTTGGGGGCTAAAAAGTAATACTGAAGATTTTAGAGTGTTGTTCCCGATTCCTTCTGGAGCACTTATTTCGAATCCTAATTTAATACAAAACCCTGGTTACTAA
- a CDS encoding VCBS repeat-containing protein encodes MFNYLKNICCNLLLVIVLISCKKDRERHFFELLSEKETSISFRNDLKDTPDLNILTYLYYYNGAGLAVNDFNNDGWEDIYFVSNQDENQLYLNQKNFKFKEVTTDLLKDTNGWSTGVITVDINNDGLQDIYVCKVGDYKGLKGKNKLFVNQGPDSDGIPVFEEQASLYNLDISSFSTQASFFDYDLDGDLDMYLLNHSVYPNRSYGRGSKRKQVDFLSGDRLYRNDDGKYFDVSAESGIFQGGIGYGLGIATDDINNDGYPDIYVGNDFFENDYLYINQRNGIFKEVITSNFSKIQHTSHYSMGVDIADINNDGWTDILSLDMLPEDLSTYKSSGTEYGFTIYNQYLKNGYKPQYMQNGLQLNRGGEGFSEIAFFAGIAATEWSWAPLIADYDNDGFKDVFISNGIKGATNDMDFISFIANDNIQKRIDNGMTKEDLALIDELPNKKTTNYFYRNNGDLTFENVSNQWSKNIPSYSNGAVYADLDNDGDLDIITNNIDGKAFVYKNRADTIMNHNYLRLKLKGVGQNLNAIGAKATVFSKNGLQTSSVNPFKGYLSSVSQILHFGLGDNKVLDSIKIAWPNGDSSVYTNVEINSTISLTQNSTNTSQVIVEEKSDILGAEPKPIKYKHQDYETKDFSVEPLAPYAVSNEGPHISVMDINKDGLDDFYTPGGRFRSGTIFLQEKLGTFKKTEQPDLDVYKKYEDVDQHFFDADSDGDLDLITVYGGNENYAGYESSPVLFVNNKGEFEENSNAFPDIKMNASVVITSDIDSDGDEDIFIGSNSLTGFYGKSSKNYLFLNDGKGNFIEVTLDMAPDLYTIGLVYDAKFIDANNDGYQDLIVAGHYMPITIFINDGKGNLLKKDIHSLSKTHGFWNCISISDIDKDGDIDIIAGNWGQNSRLKASVEQPIQLYLNDFDNNGKVDPIVTYFYQGRETPIATKDELTKQIPELNKKFLSYKAFSEADFKDYFSKDKMDQAEKKQVYMLTTTYFENKGGLDFVAHDLSWETQISSVHDILIHDMNEDEYPDIILGGNTYEISTQLGRLDGSYGTILLNNKKGGFVSSEALELNVKGAVRSIKPIRIKEEEYLLFGINNDSIQLVKKIKE; translated from the coding sequence TTGTTCAATTATTTAAAAAATATCTGTTGTAACTTACTACTAGTAATTGTATTAATTTCTTGTAAAAAGGATAGAGAGCGTCATTTTTTTGAGTTATTGTCAGAAAAAGAAACGAGTATTTCATTTAGAAATGATTTAAAAGATACTCCAGATCTTAATATTCTTACCTATCTCTATTATTATAATGGAGCAGGTTTGGCAGTTAACGATTTTAATAATGATGGTTGGGAAGATATATATTTCGTGTCCAATCAGGATGAGAATCAATTGTATCTTAATCAAAAGAATTTTAAATTTAAAGAAGTTACAACGGATCTACTAAAGGATACTAATGGTTGGTCTACTGGCGTGATAACTGTAGATATTAATAATGATGGATTACAAGATATATATGTATGTAAAGTTGGAGATTATAAAGGTTTAAAAGGGAAGAATAAATTGTTTGTAAACCAAGGACCAGATAGCGATGGTATCCCAGTTTTTGAAGAGCAAGCTTCGCTTTACAATCTCGATATCTCTAGTTTTTCTACTCAGGCTAGTTTTTTTGATTATGATTTAGATGGAGATTTAGATATGTATTTGTTAAATCATTCCGTGTACCCTAATCGTAGTTATGGAAGAGGTTCTAAACGTAAACAAGTTGACTTTCTTTCTGGTGATAGGTTATACAGAAATGATGATGGAAAGTATTTTGATGTTTCCGCGGAGTCAGGAATTTTTCAAGGTGGTATAGGCTATGGATTAGGAATTGCTACAGATGATATCAATAATGATGGATATCCGGATATATATGTAGGTAACGATTTTTTTGAAAATGACTATTTATATATCAATCAAAGAAATGGAATTTTTAAAGAAGTAATTACTTCTAATTTTTCTAAGATTCAGCATACATCTCATTATTCTATGGGTGTCGATATTGCAGACATAAATAATGATGGATGGACCGATATCCTATCTCTAGATATGTTGCCAGAGGATCTTAGTACGTATAAATCATCTGGAACTGAATATGGTTTTACTATTTATAACCAATATCTTAAAAATGGTTATAAACCTCAGTATATGCAGAATGGATTACAACTAAACCGAGGAGGAGAAGGTTTTAGTGAAATTGCATTTTTTGCAGGGATAGCTGCTACAGAATGGAGTTGGGCGCCCTTAATTGCAGATTATGATAATGATGGGTTCAAAGATGTCTTTATCTCTAACGGAATTAAAGGAGCTACGAATGATATGGATTTTATAAGTTTTATCGCTAATGATAATATTCAGAAACGTATAGATAACGGCATGACCAAAGAAGATTTGGCTTTAATTGATGAACTGCCAAATAAAAAAACTACCAATTATTTTTACCGTAATAATGGTGATTTAACTTTCGAAAATGTATCCAATCAATGGTCCAAAAATATCCCATCATATAGTAATGGAGCTGTGTATGCAGATTTAGACAATGATGGAGACTTAGATATTATTACTAATAACATTGATGGTAAAGCCTTTGTTTATAAAAATCGAGCAGATACCATTATGAATCATAATTACCTAAGATTAAAGTTAAAAGGTGTTGGGCAAAATTTAAATGCAATAGGAGCAAAAGCAACAGTATTTTCTAAAAATGGATTGCAAACTTCTAGTGTTAACCCTTTTAAAGGCTACTTGTCTTCTGTTTCTCAAATTTTACATTTTGGTTTAGGGGATAACAAAGTCTTAGATTCTATTAAGATAGCATGGCCTAATGGCGATAGTTCTGTATATACAAACGTAGAAATAAATAGTACAATATCTTTAACTCAAAATAGTACAAATACCTCGCAGGTAATTGTTGAAGAAAAATCAGATATTCTTGGAGCAGAACCTAAACCGATTAAGTATAAACACCAAGATTATGAAACTAAAGATTTTAGTGTAGAACCTTTGGCTCCATATGCGGTATCTAATGAAGGTCCTCATATATCTGTTATGGATATAAATAAAGATGGATTAGATGACTTTTATACTCCTGGAGGGAGATTTAGATCTGGAACGATTTTTTTACAGGAAAAGTTAGGAACGTTTAAAAAAACAGAACAACCTGATTTAGATGTTTATAAAAAATATGAAGATGTTGATCAACATTTTTTTGATGCAGATTCCGACGGTGATTTGGATCTAATCACAGTTTATGGGGGTAATGAAAATTATGCGGGATATGAGTCGAGTCCAGTTTTGTTTGTAAATAACAAAGGTGAATTTGAAGAGAATTCAAATGCTTTTCCGGACATTAAGATGAATGCCTCGGTTGTAATTACTTCTGATATAGACAGTGATGGTGATGAAGATATTTTTATAGGTAGTAATAGTTTAACTGGATTCTACGGAAAATCATCTAAAAATTATCTTTTTCTAAATGATGGAAAAGGTAATTTTATAGAAGTTACTTTAGATATGGCACCAGATTTATATACTATTGGATTAGTATATGATGCAAAATTTATTGATGCTAACAATGATGGTTATCAGGACTTAATAGTAGCTGGTCATTATATGCCTATTACCATATTTATCAATGATGGAAAAGGAAATCTTCTTAAAAAGGATATCCATTCATTGAGTAAAACACATGGTTTTTGGAATTGTATATCAATTAGTGACATAGATAAAGATGGAGATATAGATATTATTGCAGGAAATTGGGGGCAAAATAGCAGGCTAAAGGCTTCTGTAGAACAACCAATTCAGTTATATTTAAACGATTTTGATAATAATGGTAAAGTAGATCCAATAGTAACTTATTTCTATCAAGGAAGAGAAACTCCTATAGCTACTAAGGATGAATTGACTAAGCAAATACCAGAGCTTAACAAAAAGTTTTTGTCCTATAAAGCTTTTTCTGAAGCTGATTTTAAGGATTATTTTTCAAAAGATAAAATGGATCAAGCAGAAAAAAAACAAGTGTATATGCTTACTACGACATATTTTGAGAATAAAGGAGGTTTAGATTTTGTAGCACATGATTTGTCTTGGGAAACGCAAATTTCTTCAGTTCATGATATACTAATTCATGATATGAATGAGGATGAATATCCTGACATAATTCTCGGGGGAAACACTTATGAAATTAGTACCCAATTGGGTAGGTTAGATGGATCATACGGAACTATATTATTAAATAATAAAAAAGGAGGATTTGTTAGTTCAGAAGCTTTAGAATTGAATGTTAAGGGAGCGGTTAGATCTATTAAACCCATAAGAATAAAAGAAGAAGAATATTTATTGTTCGGAATAAATAATGATAGTATCCAGTTAGTCAAAAAGATAAAAGAGTAA
- a CDS encoding VCBS repeat-containing protein, whose product MNKFLYRSFIILILSSCAKEKIEKLEIEQEDTLFTKLTPEETKIDFVNQVDNEKDFNIFTYRNFYNGGGVAIGDINNDGLPDVYLTANRKENKLYLNKGNLTFEDVSESAGITGKNSWSTGVVMVDINADGLLDIYVCNAGNVEGDDQKNELFINNGPSPDTGIITFTEKAEEYNLADSGFTTHAAFFDYDMDGDLDVYILNNSFIPVSSLGYVNKRNLRAKDWDIPEILKGGGDKLMRNDDGVFTDVSETAGIFGSLIGFGLGVTIGDVNKDLLPDIYVSNDFYERDYLYINQGDGTFNEEIKDWVKHLSISSMGADMADINNDGYPEIFVTDMLPEDDQRLKETSSFESYDVYKLKKSRDFYNQYMQNSLQLNNGDNTFSEIAFYSGVAKTDWSWGALLFDMDNDGYRDIYVSNGIYHDLTDQDFMNFFANDIIQKMTLTGKKEEVDSIINKMPSTPIPNYAFRNKGNLSFLDKTKDWGFEEPTFSNGSAYGDLDNDGDLDLVVNNFNMPVSIYKNNSEKKHNNYLKVQVKGTDKNTYAIGSIVELYVKDEIIRQELIPTRGFQSSIEYVMTIGLGQNEKIDSLRVIYPDGKSQLLNDVQLNKQITLNHKNANQNYQYISQKSISYFKEVSHDLPAHKEDSYVDFDYEGLVYKMQSREGPAIAISDVNNDGNDDVYIGGAYGQKGKLYMQNASGELKATSFETEEFFEDVTAVFEDIDGDKDLDLVIGSGGNFKGARAGVRSYINDGKGNFSRGNIIKPTNTNISVITAYDYDQDGDVDIFAGSHSVIGTYGVSPQSYFLENDGNGNFIDVTVSKAIDIKNIGMITDAIWNDINSDGKKDLIVVGEWMSPKMFINDGKSLNLIKTNLDSISGWYNTLEASDLDNDGDTDLVLGNRGLNSIYQCSTESPSKMYINDFDNNGTVEQIITQTIDGKDVPIHLKKEITAQINILKKQNLKFSEYATKAINELFSKEVLDNTTIKTVNNFASIVAYNIGDNNFEIKELPKETQLSCICDVETEDVNKDGNIDLIIAGNNYNFKPQFSRLDASRGNVLLGDGKGNFENQKYSGFSVEDEVRAMHWLENKSGEKYLLVGINNQMPKIFKMNTK is encoded by the coding sequence ATGAATAAATTTTTATATAGGAGTTTTATAATTCTTATCCTTTCATCTTGTGCGAAGGAAAAAATTGAGAAATTAGAGATAGAACAAGAGGATACTTTATTTACTAAACTTACTCCCGAAGAGACAAAAATTGATTTTGTAAATCAAGTCGATAACGAAAAAGACTTCAATATTTTTACATATAGAAATTTTTATAACGGAGGAGGAGTAGCGATTGGCGATATAAATAATGATGGTCTACCAGATGTATATCTAACTGCTAATAGAAAAGAGAATAAACTATATCTTAACAAAGGAAATTTGACATTCGAGGATGTTTCTGAATCTGCTGGTATAACCGGAAAAAATTCTTGGTCTACCGGTGTAGTTATGGTGGATATTAATGCAGATGGGTTGTTAGATATTTATGTATGTAATGCTGGAAATGTAGAAGGTGATGATCAAAAGAATGAACTTTTTATAAATAATGGTCCATCCCCAGATACGGGAATTATAACATTTACTGAAAAAGCTGAAGAATATAATTTAGCTGATAGTGGTTTTACCACTCATGCGGCTTTTTTTGATTATGATATGGATGGCGACCTTGATGTATATATACTTAACAATAGTTTTATACCAGTAAGTAGTTTGGGATACGTAAACAAGCGTAATCTTCGTGCAAAAGATTGGGATATTCCTGAGATTCTGAAAGGTGGAGGAGATAAGTTAATGAGAAATGATGATGGCGTGTTTACTGATGTAAGCGAGACAGCCGGAATATTTGGAAGTCTAATAGGTTTTGGATTGGGAGTAACAATAGGGGACGTTAATAAAGATTTACTTCCAGATATTTATGTGTCCAATGATTTTTATGAGCGAGATTATTTGTATATAAATCAGGGTGATGGAACATTTAACGAGGAAATTAAGGATTGGGTAAAACACCTTAGTATTTCTTCTATGGGAGCAGATATGGCGGATATTAATAACGATGGGTATCCAGAAATTTTTGTAACAGATATGCTTCCAGAAGACGATCAACGATTAAAAGAGACTAGTTCTTTCGAAAGTTATGATGTGTATAAATTGAAGAAGAGTAGAGATTTCTACAATCAATATATGCAAAATTCGCTTCAGCTCAATAATGGAGATAATACATTTTCTGAAATTGCTTTTTATAGCGGGGTAGCTAAAACAGATTGGAGTTGGGGAGCGTTACTTTTTGATATGGATAATGATGGGTATCGTGATATTTATGTTAGTAATGGGATATATCATGATCTAACAGATCAAGATTTCATGAACTTTTTTGCCAATGATATCATACAGAAGATGACGTTAACCGGTAAGAAAGAAGAAGTCGATTCGATTATTAATAAAATGCCATCTACTCCCATACCAAACTATGCTTTTAGAAATAAAGGAAATCTTAGTTTTTTGGATAAAACCAAAGACTGGGGTTTTGAGGAGCCAACGTTCTCTAACGGATCTGCTTATGGAGATCTAGATAATGATGGTGATTTAGATCTAGTAGTAAACAACTTTAATATGCCTGTTTCTATTTATAAAAATAATAGCGAGAAGAAGCATAATAATTACCTGAAAGTTCAGGTTAAAGGAACGGATAAAAACACCTATGCGATAGGTAGTATTGTTGAGCTGTATGTTAAAGATGAGATAATTAGACAAGAGTTGATTCCTACTCGAGGTTTTCAATCATCTATTGAATATGTAATGACTATTGGGTTAGGGCAAAATGAAAAAATAGATTCCCTACGTGTTATTTATCCTGATGGAAAATCACAATTATTAAACGATGTTCAATTAAATAAACAGATTACATTAAACCATAAAAACGCAAATCAAAACTATCAATATATTTCCCAGAAAAGTATATCTTATTTTAAAGAAGTTTCACACGATCTACCAGCTCATAAAGAAGATTCATATGTAGATTTTGATTATGAAGGGTTAGTCTATAAAATGCAATCTAGAGAAGGACCAGCAATAGCTATTTCTGATGTAAATAATGATGGAAATGATGATGTGTATATAGGAGGAGCATATGGTCAAAAAGGAAAGTTGTATATGCAGAATGCTTCTGGTGAATTAAAAGCTACTTCGTTTGAAACTGAAGAGTTTTTCGAAGATGTAACCGCGGTTTTCGAGGATATTGATGGAGATAAGGATTTAGATTTGGTAATAGGTTCTGGTGGGAATTTTAAAGGAGCCAGAGCAGGTGTACGAAGTTATATTAATGATGGAAAAGGGAATTTTTCTAGAGGAAATATTATTAAACCAACAAATACTAATATTTCTGTAATAACTGCTTATGATTATGATCAGGATGGAGATGTTGATATTTTTGCAGGAAGTCATAGTGTTATTGGTACCTATGGTGTTTCTCCTCAGAGTTATTTTCTGGAAAATGATGGTAATGGTAACTTTATAGATGTTACGGTAAGTAAAGCAATTGATATTAAAAACATTGGAATGATTACAGATGCTATCTGGAATGACATAAATTCTGATGGTAAAAAAGATCTTATTGTAGTAGGTGAGTGGATGTCTCCAAAGATGTTTATTAATGATGGAAAATCTTTAAATTTAATTAAAACAAATTTAGATTCAATTTCTGGATGGTATAATACTTTAGAAGCAAGTGATTTGGATAATGATGGCGATACAGATCTAGTTTTAGGAAATCGAGGATTGAATTCTATATATCAGTGTAGCACAGAATCTCCTTCTAAAATGTATATCAATGATTTTGATAATAATGGTACTGTAGAACAAATTATTACACAAACAATTGACGGTAAAGATGTTCCAATACATCTAAAGAAAGAAATAACAGCCCAAATAAATATCTTAAAGAAACAGAATCTCAAATTTTCGGAATATGCAACCAAGGCGATCAATGAGTTGTTTTCTAAAGAAGTTTTAGACAATACAACTATTAAAACGGTAAATAACTTTGCAAGTATAGTTGCCTACAATATAGGTGATAATAATTTTGAAATAAAAGAACTTCCTAAAGAAACTCAACTTTCTTGTATCTGCGATGTAGAGACAGAAGATGTAAATAAAGATGGAAATATAGATCTCATAATTGCAGGGAATAATTATAATTTTAAACCACAGTTCTCAAGATTAGATGCTAGTAGAGGAAATGTTTTGTTAGGAGATGGGAAAGGCAATTTTGAAAATCAAAAATATTCAGGCTTTTCGGTAGAGGATGAGGTTAGAGCAATGCACTGGTTAGAAAATAAATCTGGAGAAAAATATTTACTTGTAGGGATTAATAATCAAATGCCTAAAATATTTAAAATGAACACGAAATAA